A segment of the Candidatus Poribacteria bacterium genome:
GCGAGCCACGAGCGGACCCGGACCTACCTCGTTGACACGTTGCGTCAGTTCGCGTCGAAGGTGTCCGTGCAGAGCTTCCGGCATGGTGACGTCGCGATGAGCAACGTCGTCGCGTCGTTCGGGACTGGCTCGGAACCGGGTCTGCTGCTGTGCGCGCATTGGGACACGCGCCCGTTCGCCGATCAGGAGAAGGACCCCGCGCGAGCGAAACGCCCCATTCCAGGAGCGAACGACGGCGCTTCGGGCGTCGCGGTTCTCCTGGAGATCGCTCGTTCGCTGCACGACGTGCCGCCCCCGGTTCCCGTCGCCATCGTGCTGTTCGACGGGGAGGACTGGGGGAAGACGTCCGACGAGATGTTCCTGGGCTCCAAGCACTACGCCAAGAATCCGCTTCCGTGGAAGCCGCGACGAGGCATTCTGCTCGACATGGTCGGCGACGCCGACCTCTCGATACCCGTCGAAATCCACTCGTGGGATGCCGCGGCGGAAATGGTCCGCGCCGTGTGGGATGTCGCCGAATCGATGGGCGTGAAGGAGTTCCGTCGGGAGGCTGGAGGGGCGATCCTCGACGACCACGTGCCGCTCATCGCCGCCGGCATTCCGACCATCAACCTGATCGACTTCGACTACCCTCATTGGCACACGCTGGCGGACACGCCGGACAAGTGCTCCGCTGACAGCCTGCGGAAGGTGGGCGATGTCGTCCTCCGCTACCTCCACACGCAAGCGATCCGGTGACGTGTCGGTCGCCGACCTGACCCGATCCCGGCTCCAAAGCATTGGTGTGGACATCGACGAGAGCCAGGCGCAGGCGTTCGAGACGTGTTCCCGACTGTTGGAGCGATGGCGGGGCAAAGTGAACCTCACCGCCGTCACAGGCGTATCTGAGATCGTCGAGCGGCACTTCGTCGATTCGGCGCTCTGCCTGGCGCACATTCCGGCTGGGAGCGTGAGGGTCGCCGACGTGGGCACAGGAGCCGGCTTCCCCGGCGTGCCGGTCGCGATCCTGCGGGAGGACGCGCAGGTCGTCCTCTTCGAGCCGAACGCCAAGAAGGTGGCGTTCCTCCATCACGCCGCCGCCTCGATGCGGCTGGGTAACGTCCAGATCGCACAACTGCGCCTGGAACCGGGAGACGTGCCGAATATGTGGCAACATGGCTTCGACGTGGTGCTGTCTCGGTTCACAGCCTCGCTACCGTGGTTGGTTTGGTGCGCTTCCGAGCTGGTCGCGCCGGAGGGTAGACTGATCGCCTACACGCGCCCATCGCTCGAGGCAGACGCGGTGCAGGTCGCAGAATCGGAGCCGTCGCTGTCTGTGCGGTTCCTCACGGATGAACGCGTCGCACCTGCCAGAGCATTCGCCATCGTACGGTTCTCCGAGAGGCCGTTGGGGCAGGTCGTGCTGGTTGAGTCGCCCAGCGTCCGAGGTTAGTATGGTGCGGGCAGGATTCGGGTCGCGCGCCGTACGTGAGGAGCGTTGCCACGCAGACTCAGTTCGAGGCACGGGTCGTGCCACTCGACGGGCGCTTGGATCACCAGGTCGCCCACCGACTGCGCGAGGAACTGACACGCGCCGCCAGCGGAGAGGCTCCGCGCGTCGTCGTCGACATGTCCGCTGTGACACGTGTCGACAGCGCGGCGGTCGGCGTCATCGTGGGGGCGTTCGTGTCGATTCAGCGCGCGGGAGGACGTCTCGTGCTCGCGAATCCCAACCGGATCGTGCGGCAAGTGCTCCACACGACTCGCCTCGATAGCGTCATCGACATCTACCCGACAGCCGAAGCCGCCCTCAGCCACGTCTGATGCGTGGCGCGCCCGAGGTCGCGCGGCGCCTGGGATCCCGGCACGTGAGCACCCCACCTGATCGACACGACGCGGGAACTCGGGGAGGCATCGCGTCCAGCCGCCGGTGGCTCGCGAGTCTCAACAGCCAGTTGGTCGTCATGCTGCTGTTGGCTAGCGCCATTCCGGTCGTCGTCGTCGTCTTCCTGCCGACGTTCGGGCTTTACTCACAGAGCCGGGCATCGCTGGAATCGACCATCGGTTCCCACCTGACGGAAGTCGCCGACGAGACCATGGCTCGCGCCACGGCAGCCGTGGAACCGTATCGCCAGCAGGTGTTCCAGCTTGCGCGCGATGTGCGCCCCCATCTCGTCGAGATGTTGCGGCGAGACCCGCAAGAACTCGCCGCGCGATGGAGCGCCTACGGCAGGTCGATGGAACCTTCGGAGGTCGATGCCGTCACACGTCGGCTGGTCGCCGCTCTGCCTCCGAGCGCCTTCTTCGTCGTCGCGGATCGACGTGGACTGCTCTTTACATCGAGCCACCCGACGCATCCGTTCGATATTCAAGCCTCCTGGTGGCGCGCAGCCGTACAGAAGGGCCGCTTCGTGGTCGGCAAGACGAGTTATGACCGGACGATTCCGGCTGTGTGGGTCGCGCTCTCAGCGCCTGTGTGGGACCGAGACGAGATCGTTGGTGGGATCCACGTCTGGTTGCCGATCCCAAGTCTCGCCGAGGTCGTGAGGTCGGCAAGCCTCGATGCGGTCTCCAGCGACTCGGGACGAGATGTCACGATCCTAGGCCGCGACGCGGACGATGGAGCGCTCTACGTCGTCGCGCGCTCCGACGACCAGTGGGCGACGCTCGGAGACGGCGACTGGGTGTGGGTCCACGTCGAGGGGCACGAGGACTTCGACGGCGACGCCATGGTCGTTGCCGACTCGCTGACGGTGGAACCGGTCGGGGTGCTCTCCACCGCGCGCCAGACGATGACGGGCTTAGCCGAGACCGTCAAGCAATCGCTGATCCTGCGGCATGGACTGCGCTCGCCGCTGGCGGTCAGCGTGACCGTCAAGAAGAGCGGAGCGTTCTTCCCGGAGGCGGCACAAGTCGCCATGGCGTCGACCCAGATGGCTCCTCTGCCCAAGTACACGGTCGAGGAAGACGCGACCGGGGTCGAGCGCGTGTACGGGTTCCGGCGGTCGTCGTCGGTCCTGCCGTGGTCGGTCGTCGTGTCGCAGCCGACGCGCGTTGCCTTCACGCCCGCACAGGCTCTGCGGGAGCGCGTGCTGTGGGCGACGGGGCTGTCGATGGCGGTCCTTGTCGTGGCGTCCGTGCTGTTCGCGCGTCGGCTCGTGAGACCCATCCGACAGATCACCGACGCCGTGCAGGCGATCCGTCGCGGCGACCTGCAGCACGCGATTCCGGTTACCATGAGCAACGAGATCGGCGTGCTGGTCGATGAGTTCAACGCGATGTCGCGCACCGTTCAGGAAACGCTCTCTCGCCTGACCGACGAGGAGAAGAAGCTCAGCTCGGTGCTCAACAGCGTCGCGGAGGGCATCGTCTACCTGAACCTGGACCGGCGGATCGTGCTGGTGAACCCCGCAGCCGAGTACCTCTTGGGCATCGAGCTGGATACCACAGGCAAGGTGATCGACGACGTCCTGAGCCCGGAGGCGGTTGCCGACATCTTCCCGGATATGCGCGCCCGCCCGGCGACGGGACGTGCATCGTCGCGTTCGGCGACGGTCGCTCGGGGCGAATCGACCGTGGCGCTTCGCATCGTGGACAGTCCCGTCCTATCCGAGGATGGCGCGCGCATGGGAACCGTCTTCGTGCTCGACGACGTGACGCGCGAGAAGGAGATCGAGGAGATGAAGTCCGACTTCGTCGCCCTCGTGTCCCACGAGCTGCGGACGCCGCTGACGTCGATCTACGGATACACGCGTCTGATGCTCGACGGGAAGACGGGAGCCGTGCCGGACTCGGTACGCGACAAGCTGGTGCGCATCGAGCGGCAGGCGCTGCGGCTTTCGAACCTGATCGGCGACCTGCTCGACCTTTCGAGGATCGAGTCGGGACGTCTGGAGGTGCGGCTCGAACCGATGTCGGTCGTTGACGTGGCTCGTCAGCGGCTGGACGATATCCGCCAACTGTCGGACGGTCGTGGCATCGAGTTGGCGTTCGAGTGCGAGGAAGGCGTTCCCGATGTCTTGGGCGACGCCGAACGCATCGGGCAGGTATTGACGAACCTGCTGACGAATGCCGTCAAGTTCACGCCCGAAGGCGGCCAAGTGAGGGTACGGATACGGCGGGAGGGGAACCTCGTTTCGATTCAAGTGATCGACAACGGTCAGGGGATTCCGTCGGAGGAACGGCAGAAGATCTTCGACAAGTTCCACCAGGTGAGTAGCGTCCATACGCGGCATCAGGGCGGAACGGGGTTGGGGCTGGCGATTGCCAAGAGCATCGTGGAGGCACACGAGGGTCACATCTGGGTAGACAGCGAACTGGGCAAGGGCAGCGACTTCCGCTTCGTGCTGCCGGTGGCGGATCCCAGTCGTCAGGCTTCCCGCCGAAGCCGAGCCACGAGGCCGGCATAGGCGGACCGGCGCGATCGGGACCGGATACCCGCAACTGCCCGCAAGGGTGATCTGACCATGCGCGAGCGTATTCTCGTCGTGGACGACGAACCGGACATCCTCGATCTCATCGAGCTCACATTGCGATCCGAGGAGTTCGACGTTCTCACCGCCCGGAACGGCATCGAAGCTCTGGAGGTCGCGCGAACGTCGAGCCCCGACCTCGTGCTGCTCGATCTGAGCATGCCGGGCATGGACGGATTCGAGACGATGGAAGCCCTGCGCGCCGACGAGCGCACCAGCGGGACGCCCATCATCCTGCTCACCGCTCGCGTCCAGATCGCGGACAAGCTGCGCGGGCTCAGTTCCGGAGCCGACGACTACATCACCAAGCCGTTCGAGCCGGATGCGCTCGTATCGCGTGTCCTCGCGCAGCTCTCGCGGTCGCGTCGAGTGTCCTATTCGAACCCGCTGATGGGGGCTCACGGCGAGTGGTCCAACGCCATCGAACAGTTGGCGCGTCACCTGGAGGCAGCGGCGCAGATCCAACTGGGTCTGCTGCCGCGCGAAGAGCCGCGACTCCCAGGGATGCGCGTTGTCGGAATGCTGCAGAGCAGTCTGGACGTCGGCGGGGATTTCTACGACTTCATCCCGCTCGACGATGACAAGGTAGGGGTTGCCATCGCCGATATCCGAGGCAAGGGCATTCCTGCGGCGTTGCTGATGGTCATGGTGCGGACGGTTCTGCGCATTGTGGCGCGGGAGGAACCGACGCCAGCGCGCGTCATCAAGCGGATCAACGACTTTCTCGCTGCTGAGACGGAACCGGACCTCTTCGCGACGATGGTCTACGGCGTCATCGATCCTCGTGAGCGGACCTTCACCTACGCAAACGGCGGGCACTGCCATCCGCTGCTTGTGAATGCGAACCGATCCGACGCGGTGAGGCTCACTGCCGGCGGCATGCTGGTGGGCGTGTTCGAGCTGGCGGAGTACGTCTATGGAACTGTCGAGCTGGATCCCGGCGACCTGATCGTCGTATACACGGACGGACTGACGGAGGCGGAGAACCCCTCCGGCGAGCTATTCGGCGACGGTCGGCTGGGCGACCTGACGATGGAGTTGGCGCGTTTGCCCGCGGATGCGATCTGTGATACAGTTCGGCTGCGGTTGACAGAGTTCAGCGGCACGAGCCAGCGGTCAGACGATTTGACGGTCGTCGCGATCCAGGTGACAGCTTGACAGGCGAGTATCTCTGAAAGGAGCGCTCTTGTCCGACCTGACAACTGCAAGCGAAAACCCGCAGGCACTCCGCGATGTGATCCTGAATCTGCCCACGGACGTCGCCATGATGTCGGTGGTGGACGCCGTCGTGACTCATATCGCTCAGGATATGGGGTTTGAGAGCGACGTCGTCGAGATGATCAGTGTGTCCATCATCGAGGGGTGCATGAATGCAGTGAAGCACGGGAACAAGTACGACACGAACAAGCGCGTTCACGTGCGCGTCGAGTTCGACAGTACGACCCTCAAGGTCGTCGTCAAGGATGAAGGGGTTGGCTTCAATCCTCAAGCAGTCGC
Coding sequences within it:
- a CDS encoding M28 family peptidase, with the protein product MTSTSARVLLACCLFCLAAGGFAQSIPRIDGARAMDHLRKQVAFGPRVPGTASHERTRTYLVDTLRQFASKVSVQSFRHGDVAMSNVVASFGTGSEPGLLLCAHWDTRPFADQEKDPARAKRPIPGANDGASGVAVLLEIARSLHDVPPPVPVAIVLFDGEDWGKTSDEMFLGSKHYAKNPLPWKPRRGILLDMVGDADLSIPVEIHSWDAAAEMVRAVWDVAESMGVKEFRREAGGAILDDHVPLIAAGIPTINLIDFDYPHWHTLADTPDKCSADSLRKVGDVVLRYLHTQAIR
- the rsmG gene encoding 16S rRNA (guanine(527)-N(7))-methyltransferase RsmG, which encodes MSSSATSTRKRSGDVSVADLTRSRLQSIGVDIDESQAQAFETCSRLLERWRGKVNLTAVTGVSEIVERHFVDSALCLAHIPAGSVRVADVGTGAGFPGVPVAILREDAQVVLFEPNAKKVAFLHHAAASMRLGNVQIAQLRLEPGDVPNMWQHGFDVVLSRFTASLPWLVWCASELVAPEGRLIAYTRPSLEADAVQVAESEPSLSVRFLTDERVAPARAFAIVRFSERPLGQVVLVESPSVRG
- a CDS encoding STAS domain-containing protein, which encodes MRSVATQTQFEARVVPLDGRLDHQVAHRLREELTRAASGEAPRVVVDMSAVTRVDSAAVGVIVGAFVSIQRAGGRLVLANPNRIVRQVLHTTRLDSVIDIYPTAEAALSHV
- a CDS encoding HAMP domain-containing protein, whose protein sequence is MSTPPDRHDAGTRGGIASSRRWLASLNSQLVVMLLLASAIPVVVVVFLPTFGLYSQSRASLESTIGSHLTEVADETMARATAAVEPYRQQVFQLARDVRPHLVEMLRRDPQELAARWSAYGRSMEPSEVDAVTRRLVAALPPSAFFVVADRRGLLFTSSHPTHPFDIQASWWRAAVQKGRFVVGKTSYDRTIPAVWVALSAPVWDRDEIVGGIHVWLPIPSLAEVVRSASLDAVSSDSGRDVTILGRDADDGALYVVARSDDQWATLGDGDWVWVHVEGHEDFDGDAMVVADSLTVEPVGVLSTARQTMTGLAETVKQSLILRHGLRSPLAVSVTVKKSGAFFPEAAQVAMASTQMAPLPKYTVEEDATGVERVYGFRRSSSVLPWSVVVSQPTRVAFTPAQALRERVLWATGLSMAVLVVASVLFARRLVRPIRQITDAVQAIRRGDLQHAIPVTMSNEIGVLVDEFNAMSRTVQETLSRLTDEEKKLSSVLNSVAEGIVYLNLDRRIVLVNPAAEYLLGIELDTTGKVIDDVLSPEAVADIFPDMRARPATGRASSRSATVARGESTVALRIVDSPVLSEDGARMGTVFVLDDVTREKEIEEMKSDFVALVSHELRTPLTSIYGYTRLMLDGKTGAVPDSVRDKLVRIERQALRLSNLIGDLLDLSRIESGRLEVRLEPMSVVDVARQRLDDIRQLSDGRGIELAFECEEGVPDVLGDAERIGQVLTNLLTNAVKFTPEGGQVRVRIRREGNLVSIQVIDNGQGIPSEERQKIFDKFHQVSSVHTRHQGGTGLGLAIAKSIVEAHEGHIWVDSELGKGSDFRFVLPVADPSRQASRRSRATRPA
- a CDS encoding response regulator, with translation MRERILVVDDEPDILDLIELTLRSEEFDVLTARNGIEALEVARTSSPDLVLLDLSMPGMDGFETMEALRADERTSGTPIILLTARVQIADKLRGLSSGADDYITKPFEPDALVSRVLAQLSRSRRVSYSNPLMGAHGEWSNAIEQLARHLEAAAQIQLGLLPREEPRLPGMRVVGMLQSSLDVGGDFYDFIPLDDDKVGVAIADIRGKGIPAALLMVMVRTVLRIVAREEPTPARVIKRINDFLAAETEPDLFATMVYGVIDPRERTFTYANGGHCHPLLVNANRSDAVRLTAGGMLVGVFELAEYVYGTVELDPGDLIVVYTDGLTEAENPSGELFGDGRLGDLTMELARLPADAICDTVRLRLTEFSGTSQRSDDLTVVAIQVTA
- a CDS encoding ATP-binding protein, whose amino-acid sequence is MSDLTTASENPQALRDVILNLPTDVAMMSVVDAVVTHIAQDMGFESDVVEMISVSIIEGCMNAVKHGNKYDTNKRVHVRVEFDSTTLKVVVKDEGVGFNPQAVADPLSGDNLFRDHGRGLLMIRAYMDEVSYNDDGTELTMVKSVPKE